The genomic window TTCTTTATCAAATTAAGAAGTTCATCAACTCCGACGCCTGTATTTCCAATTGTTTTTACAATTTCAACCTCCCATTCATCTTTTTTAATCCTAAGGCTTAAAACACTTTTGATTGCATTTACAGCTATATCTGCGCCTTCTCTGTCGCTTTTATTCAATACAAATATATCGGCTATTTCCATTAGACCTGCTTTCATTGCTTGAATTGAATCCCCAGATTCTGGAACGAGAACAACCACTATTGTATCAGCTACCTTAACGACATCAAGTTCGGATTGTCCAACACCTACTGTTTCAAAAATTACATAATCAAATCCTCCTGCATCAAGTATATCTCCAGCTTCAATTGCTTTTTTGCTTAAACCTCCTAAACTACCTCTGCTTGCCATACTTCTTATAAATACCCCTTCATCAAGCGAAAGTTCATTCATTCTTACTCTATCACCAAGCAACGATCCACCTGTAAATGGGCTTGTTGGATCAACCGCAATTATTCCAACTTTTGCATTTTCATTTCTTAGAAGTTTAGTAAGTTGAAACACAATTGAACTTTTCCCCGCACCTGGCGGACCTGTTATGCCTATTTTGTAAGCTCTGCCTGTGTATTTATAAATCTCTTTCAATAATTCCTCGGATGACTCTGATTCATTTTCAACAATTGATATTGCTTTTGAGATCGCTCTAAAGTTTCCATTTATTACCTTTTGAATTAGATCAATCACTCTGCTTTGTCTGAAATTTATTTTTGAAAAATTCAACAGTTAATTTTAACCCTTCGTCAAGGGAGATTTCTGGTTTCCAACCCATTGCTTTATAAATTTTTTGATAGCTTATAACGCTTCTTCTTTGTTCGCCTGGTTTCGCTGGACCGTGAATTTCATCGCAAGTTGCGCCTGTCAAGCTTTTCAACTTATAAAAAAGCGTATTTACATCTGTCTCTAAACCTGTCCCGATATTGAAAACATCAGATTTTTCATAATCAAGCGCCAACACATTTGCTCTTACGACATCACCAACATATGTATAATCCCGAGTTTGCAATCCATCGCCGTTTATTATTGGTTGTTCTCCCTTCAGCATCTTGCTTGTAAAAATAGCCACTACACCGGCCTCGCCGTGTGGATTTTGTCTTGGTCCGTAGATATTTGCATATCGCAAAATAACATAGTTTAATCCATGAACCTCCTTATAAAAGTAAAGATATTTTTCAACAGTCAGTTTCGCTACCCCATATGGAGATAGAGGTCTTGTCGGATGATCTTCATCAGCGGGGAAATAATCCTGCTCCCCGTAAACTGCTCCTCCAGTTGATGCAAAGATAAATTTTTGCACCCCATATTTAATGCTGAATTGTAGAAGTTTCAAACTTCCAATTATATTTACATCTGCGTCGTATATCGGATCTTCAACGGATTTTCTAACATCCATTTGCGCTGCGTGATGATTTACAATATCAATTTTTTCATCTTTAAAGACCTCTTCAACTTTGTCGTCCCTTATGTCAATTTGATAAAACTTCGCTTTAGGATTCAAGTTTTCAATTGAACCCGTGGATAAATTATCAACAACTATAACATTATGACCAAGTTGTATATAGGCATCAACAACATGTGAGCCGATGAAACCAGCACCGCCAGTTACAAGTATGTTCATTTACCCTCCGTTTATTTTTTGAGTTAACTTTTCAATTAATTTAGTTTCTTTCTCCGCAAGTTCAAAATTTAATTTTGCGAAAAATTTAATTAAAGGAAGGGTTAAAATCAAACGGGTTGATTTTTTGAATAAATAACATATTTTCATTAATTTTTTCAAAAACGGCGTGCGAAAGTGATAATCCTTGGGATAGAAACATCTTGTGATGAAACATCGGCAGCTGTTTTGAAAGATGGTAAATTACTTTCAAGTATAGTTTCATCACAATATTTTCACTCAAAATATGGTGGTGTTGTTCCTGAACTTGCTTCAAGAGCTCATCAAAAAGTGATAGTGAAGGTTGTTGATGAAGCGTTAAAATCAGCAAGTGTAAAAAAAGAAGAGATTGACGGAATTGCTGTAACCTATGGACCTGGTTTAATTGGTTCTTTGCTTGTTGGTGTTAGCTTTGCAAAAGCAATGGCATTTGGGCTGGGCGTCCCAATTGTCGGAGTTAACCATATTGAAGGGCATGTGTTTTCTACATTTCTTATGAATGAACATCCTAATTTTCCTTTTATAGTTCTCGTTGTTTCGGGAGGACATACTATGCTTATACTCGTTGAGGATTTCTTAAACCTTAAGCTTCTTGGACAAACTCGTGATGATGCTGCAGGAGAAGCATTTGATAAGGTTGCAAAACTTCTTGGACTTGGTTACCCAGGTGGACCTCTTATAGATAAACTCGCACGGGAAGGAGATCCAAACTTTGTAAAGTTCCCAAAACCAATCCCATCTTCAAAAAATAAATCATCTTCTGAATTTGTTGATGAAAATAAGTATGAATTTAGCTTCAGTGGCTTGAAAACTGCAGTTCTTTACTATCTGAAGAAAAATAACTTTCAGGAACTTAGCGGGGAAGAAAAAAATATCTTCATAAAAAATGTTAGTGCAAGCTTCCAAAGATCTGTGGTTGAGGCTTTAGTTGAACAAACCATAAAAGCAGCGAAAGATCTGAATGTAAAAAACATAGCTATAGCAGGCGGAGTTGCGGCAAACTCTGAACTAAGAGAGACAATGAAGGAAAAAGCTGACAGCGAAGGATTGAAACTCTATATACCTGATCTTGCATATTGCACCGATAATGCAGCAATGATCGCATTCGTTGGTTATATCAAACTTAAGAATGGTATTAAACACGATTTTGACTTAGCCCCGCTTCCGAATTTGAAAATTTGAAATAACTATGTCACACTTGTGTCTGAATTTATAAATTAAACCTTGAAATGGATCGCTCAAGGAAAAACAAATACAATGAAATTGAGAAATGGCGTAAGAAAATTGATAAAATTGATGTTAAAATAGTTCGCTTGCTCAATAAAAGAGCAAGATATGCTGACGAGATTGGAAAAATAAAACAAGAATTAAATTTACCAATTTATTCACCAGAGCGGGAAACTCAAGTTATTCAAAATGTTATAAAACATAACTACGGACCTCTATCAGACACAGCAATCAAGAGATTATATGAAAGAATAATTGACGAATCCAGACGACTTGAAAGGGAATCGGCAGAGATAAGAAAAATGAGAAAATCTCAAATTATAAATGAAAATCTATACGCATCAAAAATGATGTTTGATGTTTTGAAAAAAACAGTTATACTGTTTGTTTTGTTTTCTATCTATTTGCTCAATCGCCAGTTTTTCCTTGTTAATTCGCCTGCAACGAAATTTGCTATGGTTGAGATACCCAAAAATTCATCGTTCAAGCAAGCAGTTGATATATTGGATTCTGAGGGGATTTTGAAAAGCAAATTTATTTTTTACTATGCTGGTAAAATTTTATCCTTGGATAAAAAAGTAAAAGCTGGGAAATATATTTTCCCTGATAATGTGCCAATGGCACTTGTTATGAGGGAAATAACAAATCCATCGTATATTTTATCTGTGAGCGTTACGATCCCAGAAGGACTGACCGCAAGAAGGATTGCCGGACTATTAAAATCTAAAATTGGGATTGACTCAACAAGATTTATGAAACTTGTAAGCGACCCAAGTTTTGCTAAACAGCTTGGAATAGACGCGAGTCATCTTGAAGGTTATCTTATGCCTGATACATATATCTTCATCTGGGGAGATGCTGAAGAGAATGTAATCGCAAAGATGGTTTCAGAATTTAAAAAATTTTACGATGATACCTTAAGGGAAAGGGAAAAAGCCATAGGATTAAACACCCATCAAGTTGTAACGCTTGCCTCAATAGTTGAAGGAGAAGCAAGATTTGAAGATGAAAAACCGCGAATCGCAGGCGTATATTTTAATCGTTTGAGAAGAAGAATGCCGCTTGAGGCAGATCCAACGATTCAATATATCATACCAGATGGACCAAGAAGATTGTTTTATAAAGATTTGAAAATTCAATCGCCATACAATACTTATCTTAACCCTGGATTACCACCTGGACCTGTGAATAATCCAAGCAGAAGCTCAATCCTTGCGGTTCTTTACCCCGAGAAAAATAAGTTTTTATATTTTGTCTCAGATGGAAGCGGAAGACATATATTTTCAAAAACTTATGAGGAACACTTAAAGGCAGTAAGAAGATATAGAAAAATTTTAGCGGAAAGGAAAAATCAGGAAAAAATCGCTGGCGAGAGTAAATGAAATTAATTTTTGAGATATTCAAATTTTTTCTAAAGATTGATCTTCGGACAGGAAAGGAAGGGAAGGTATCTTATGAGCGGATTTTGTTAATTCTATTGATAAACTTTTTCTGGTTTTTTATGTTAAGTTTTTCTATTGCTATTTCAGGCACAAACAAACAAAGCTTGACCCTGCTTCTTCTTGATTTTGCTTTCATAATTTTCACGGTTGAACTGGTCCTGATAATTTTCAACATACTTGTTGAGTTTGATGTCATCTTGCTAAATTCCCGTGAAGTTGAGTTTTTCTCATATCTTCCGATTGATTCAACAACATATGGATTCGCTAAATATCTGAATTTTCTTTTTTTCGTTTCGCTTTTAAATTTTTCGCTCAATCTTTCGCCAGCTGTCGTTTTATTAATTTTGAATACATTCATACCAAATGTCAATGTTGAATCGTTTGTTAAGATTTCAGTTGCATATCTTATTGTGTCGTCTCTATATGTTATTTTCGTTTCTAATCTTGTGTTTCTCGTTTTATTTTTCCTTGGGAAGGGAATCAAGCTGAAAAAATTTAAAGAGATCATCCTGCCAGCACAAATTTTCGCCGTGTTTATCGTATTTCTTATTTATCAGTTGATCAATAAATATCTAATATCGTCGGATGGAACTGGTAGTATATTTATCACAGCCAGTGAAAATCTTAAATTCCTTAAATTTTTGCCGCAATTTATTTTTTCAAAAATTTTCGTTTCGCTTTCTGGTGTTGGAAATGTAACTTTGCAATCTACTGAAATCGTTGGGATTGCAATTATTTTTTTCATACTTTTGATCGTTCCATCTTTGATTTTCAACCTTGAAAACATCAAAAACATGCTTGCCAGTTATACCTATAACAAAAGGAGCGAGAAAAGATATTTGATTGTTCGGTTCTTAGAGAGATTTAAAGATTTATTTTTCAAATCCGAATTGGGATTGGCAACATACGAACTTGTTTATGCGTATTTGAGAAAAGATAAATCTATCAAGGTCAAAGTTCTATCTGCATTTTTTATATCAATTGCAATTGCTGTTTATTTTGTTTTCTTTGATGTTGTTGAAGATCCGCTTGCTAACCCAGATTCAAGAGCAAATGTTATGACATTGCTCTCGCTTTTTTTCAATGTCACTGCGGGAATTGTTGCAATTCAAAGTCACCGCGATCATCAAGCAAGTTGGATTTATCACTTTGTTAGAACGGAGGAAATTTATGATGTCTTTCGCGCTGGATTAATGGTTTTATGGCATCATGTATTGATTCCTTTGATCGTGATTTTCTTTTTCATATATCTTGTTAAAATTGGTGACCTTGCTTCTGTTTCATTTCACTTTGTGGTGACTTTTTTGGTTCTTAAGATATTTTTTAATTTTGCTAACTTGCTTTTTGCTAATTTACCACTAAGCCAGCCAATGGAGAAGTTGAGTTCTATTGATAAGATTTTGCCACAATTTTTTGCTTTATTTGCAGTCTTTGTTGTAATAATTTTTGAGAGAGGAGCTTATGGATTAGTTTTAAAATCCGAAAGCTACCTGTCGGCTTTGTTTGTTTTAATTTTCCTCATCGTCGTGGAAAGATATAGTTTAAAAGTTATCAAACAAAAAGTCGTGAGGATCTTAAATGTCTGATAGGCGGAGAATAATAATTGGCGTGACAGGTGCAAGTGGCGGAATTTATGCCATTAGAACAATAAGAGCGTTTTTAATTTACGGTTTTGAAGTGCATCTTATCATCTCGGATTATGGAAACTTTGTGCTGAAGGATGAGTGTGGGGTTGATTTAAGAGGCAATGAACCTATGCAAGTTTTTAAAAAAATGTTTGGTGCGGAAGTTGAAAATGGAAGCGTGGTGAAATATAATTTCAGGGATTTAGCCGCAAGAATCTCAAGCGGTTCTTTTGAAACAGATGGTATGGTTGTTGTTCCATGTTCTGTTAAAACTCTCTCTGGCATTGCAAATGGTATATCTTCAAATTTAATTGAGCGTTCCGCGGATGTTTGTTTAAAGGAAAATCGTCCCCTTGTTCTCGTATTTAGAGAAACACCATTGAATTTAATCCATATTCAGAACATGTTAACATTGGCACAAGCTGGAGCTAAAATTTTACCTGCTTCTCCTGCGTTTTATCAAAAGCCGAAAACATTTGAAGACCTTGGAGACTTTATCGCTGGAAAAGTTTTATCTCTTTTTGGTATAAAACATAATCTTTACAAGAAGTGGGGTGAGGAAATATGAAAATTTTATTGCTACTGATTCTTTTTCAACAAATTTTTATTTCAACCATGATTTCGCAAGAGAGCGAGAAAAGATACAGAGCAAGGGAATTGGGAATCATAGTCGGTGTATTGCCAACGGGGAAATATAATGCAATTACCGATGTTAAAGGCGTCAAAGTAGGGCACAAGACGATAATAAAGGGAGATAGCATACGAACTGGTGTTACAGTGATAATTCCACATGAAGGGGATATTTTCAGGGAAAAAGTCCCTTGCGCTTTTTATGCTGGAAATGCTTTTGGTAAGTTTATGGGCTCAACTCAAATTGAAGAACTTGGCGAGCTCGAAACACCGATCGCTCTTACCAACACGCTTGCTGTGCCCAAGGTTGCGGATGCGTTAATTCAATATGTCCTTGAAAAATCTGGTTCAGAAATTCGTTCAATTAACCCGGTTGTCGGCGAAACAAATGATGGTTATCTAAACAAAATTCAAGATAGAGTCATCACATATCAAGATGTGCTTGATGCAATAAATTCTGCAAAATCTGGCGAAGTTGAAGAAGGTTCGGTTGGAGCTGGAACCGGAACAATTGCTTTTGGATGGAAAGGTGGAATTGGGACAGCGTCAAGGGTTTTGCCTAAAAATCTCGGTGGTTGGACGGTTGGAGTTTTAGTGCAAACTAATTTCGGTGGTATACTTACAATTAATGGTGCTCCCGTTGGGCTTGAGCTTGGCAAATTTTTTCTAAAAAATGAACTTGAAGAAGCAGATGGTTCAATCATAATTGTTGTTGCTACGGATGCTCCGCTTATGCCAAACCAATTGAAACGGCTTGCAAAAAGAGCAATGCTTGGGCTTGCGAGAACTGGTTCTCCGTCTACAAATGGAAGTGGTGATTATGTCATCGCTTTTTCAACTAATCCAGATTGCAGGATAAAAATGTTTGATAGTTATCAACCACAACAAATAAAGGTTTTGCCTAATTTCGCCCTTTCCCCGCTATTTCAAGCTGTTGTTGAAGCAACCGAAGAAGCAATTTACAATTCAATTTTAAAAGCCAAAACTATGTCTGGCTATATGGGAAGAAAAGTTGAAGCAATACCGATAGATAAGGTTCAGGAAATTTTGAATAGATACAATGTCATAAACTATGATAAAAAATTTAAGTTGAGGTGAAAAATGATCGGAAAAACAATCGCAATAGTTGAAGATGATAGGGATATACTTGAACTTATAGCATTACATGTGCAAAAAGCGGGCTTCAAAGCTAAAAAGTTTACAGATGGTGAATCTTTCCTTAGATATCTTTCAACAGATGTGCCTGATCTTTTGATCCTTGACTTAATGTTGCCAGATATTGATGGGCTTGAGCTTTGCAAGACATTAAGAAACAGCCCTGCCACATCAAAGATGCCAATTATAATTTTAACTGCAAAAATTGACGAAACAGATAAGATCGTCGGACTTGAACTTGGCGCAGATGATTATGTAACAAAACCATTTTCACCTCGTGAGCTTATCGCAAGAGTTAAGGCAATATTAAGAAGAACATCACAAGAAAAAGATAAAACAGAGATCATAAAAATTGGTGATTTCCTTACAATAGATGTAAATAAAATGGAAGTTTTCGTTGAAGGTGAAAAAGTTGATCTTACATTAACAGAGTTCAAATTGTTAAAACATCTTGCTGAAAAACCTGGATGGGTCTTCTCACGGGAGCGACTTCTTAACGCGGTGTGGGGAGGTGAAAAACCAGTACTTGATAGAACGATTGATGTGCACATAAAAAAACTAAGAGATAAACTTGGAAAAGCTGGAAAGTTGATCAAAAGTGTTAGAGGACTTGGTTACAAAATTGAAATTGAGTAAAAAATGGAAAAAACACGAATAAAATTCTTCATATTTTTGATATTAACGGTATCGCTACTACTTCTAAAACCCTGGCTTGGGATTTTATCTGCGATCGTATTCGGGCTTTGGTGTTTGAAAAAAATCATCATCCCATTGAGCGAAATTGAGAATAAGATTAGAAATTTTTTTGATTTGAAAAAATTGCCAGTTGATGAAATAACTTCACAAAAATTAGAAAGAGGGATTGATAAACTAATTAATGAATGTGAAAAAAGTCAAAGAAAACTTAGCGAAAGCGAGAGAAATTTAAATGTTTTTCTTGAGTCCTTGCCTGACGCAGTGTTGGTACTTAAACCTAATGGCAAAGTAAAGTTTTATAATCATAAATTTTGGGATATCTTCTCAAAATCCGGGGTGCTAATTCAATTTGACGAAAGATATAAAACGGAAAAATTTTATTGGGAGATCATCCGTGATTTTAACTTGATTGATTTTATTAAAAATGTCATTGAAGCATCAGAAAGTCAGGCGGGAACGGTAATCTCTCGGGAAATTGAAAGTGACGAAAAAACCTTCAATGTTAGTGCATTTAAGAGCGAGGCAAACGAGATCTTTATCATTTTTGAAGATATAACTTTTGCTAAGGAACTGGCAGAGATAAAGCGAGAACTCATTGAAAACATCTCTCATGAATTAAAAACCCCTCTTTCAAACATAAAGGGATACATTGAGACAATTGAAGAAGAACTTGAAAATTTTGCAAAGAAATCAAAGCGTGCTCGTGAAATTTTGATATATCTTGAGCCCGTAAAAAGAAATACAGACAGATTGATAAGAATTATAAATGACCTCTTGATCCTTTCCGAAGTTGAAGCAGGTGTAAAGTTTGAGGAGGAAAACATTAACTTTGGTAAAATCATCAACGGAATTTTAAAGATGTATGAGAAAAATTTGAAAGATAAAAAATTATCTTGTGATGTTAAAATATCAAATGAATTGCCTGAATTTCGCGCCGATTCATATAGAATTGAACAAATGCTTTTCAACCTTATTGATAATGCGATAAAATATACGGACAGCGGAGGCATAAAAATATGTGTTGAGCCTTTCAAGAATTATCCCGAAAAAGGAGCAAGCGCTATTAAAATAACAGTTGAAGATACAGGTATAGGGATCCCCAAAGAACATATCCCGAGGATATTTGAAAGGTTTTATGTAGTTGATAAATCAAGATCAAGGCAAACAGGTGGCACAGGGCTTGGTCTATCAATTGTAAAGCACATAGTGTTGATGTATAACGGCACTATAAATGTTGAAAGCAAAGTTGGAATGGGGACAAAGTTTGAAATTATCTTCCCAGTTAAAAGACAGGGAAAATTTTAATGATTTTTTAATGTTCGTTTAACAGAATTTTAACGATTCAAATCTAATTTTCGTTGAATAAAAAAATTAATCGCATAAAACTTTTATGAAAACCGCAAAACTAATTCTTGCATTATCACTTCTATTAAGCTCATCTGTGTTTTCGCAGGATAAAGAACTTCTCGGAGCAGGCGCAACATTTCCGTATGTTCTCTATTCAAAAATGTTTGATGATTATTATAAAAAAACAGGTGTAAAAGTAAATTACCAGTCAATTGGCTCAGGCGGTGGGATAAGACAATTAAAAGAAAAAACAGTTGATTTCGGGGCTTCCGATGCTTTTCTTACTGATTCACAAATGAAAGAATTTGATGCACCTGTGCTCCATATACCAATTTGTCTTGGAGCCGTTGTGATTACATACAATTTGCCAGGTAATCCAGAACTTAAATTAACTCCTGATGTCATAGTTGATATTTTCTTCGGTAGAATCAAAAAATGGAGCGATCCAAGAATAGTACAGTTAAATCCTGATGTAAAACTGCCAAACTTAAATATAACTGTAATCCATAGGTCAGATGGAAGTGGAACGACTTTTATTTTCGTTGATTACCTTTCAAAGGTAAGCAAAGAATGGGAAAAGAAAGTTGGGCGTGGCACTTCTGTTGCTTGGCCTGTTGGACTCGGTGCCAAGGGAAACGAAGGAGTAACTGGACTTGTAAAGCAAATCCCAGGGAGCATTGGATATGTTGAGTTAATTTATGCGAAGCAAAACAAATTACCAATGGCTTTAATCAAAAATAAAAAAGGTAAATTTATAAAACCTGAACTATCATCAATAACCTCGGCTGGAAATGTTAAAATTCCGGATGATACGAGAATATCAATTACAGATACAGATGCAGAAGAAGGATATCCGATAAGCAGTTTCACATGGATACTCGTTTATAAAGAACAAAACTATAAAAACAGATCTTTTGAAAAGTCAAAAGAACTTGTGAAACTACTTTGGTGGATGATCCACGAGGGTCAATCACATACTGAACCGCTTGATTATGCAAAATTACCTTCAGAAGCAGTCAAAAAAGCGGAAGCAATAATTAAAACCATCACATATAATGGCAAACCAATCTATAAAGAAGCAGGCATTAAGTAAAGACAGGATATTTAACCTCATACTTGTAATATCAGCACTTGTTTTGATATTAATCGGTGTAGGATTTTTTTTCAGCTTGCTTAACGCATCGCTTTTATCCTTTAAAAAATTTGGTTTAGCATTTTTTGTAGGTACTAATTGGGATCCAGTTCAAGAAGACTTCGGGGCTTTGCCATACATTTATGGAACGTTGATTACATCATTTTTAGCTCTTGCTATTTCTTTACCTTTTTCGTTGGCAATAAGTATAGTTTTAGGGGAGTATTTTCAAAAAGGATTCTTCGCGGAAGTTTTAAGATACTTAACAGAACTAATAGCAGGTGTGCCATCGGTTGTGCTTGGTTTCTGGGGCTTGTTTTTTCTTGTTCCTTTGGTTCGTGAATTTGAGATGAAAATTGGTGTAACTCCTTATGGTGTTGGAATTTTAACGGCTTCACTTATCCTTTCATTTATGATTTTACCATATTCTGCATCAATTGGCAAAGATGCAATGCGTCTTGTGCCAGTTGAACTTAAAGAAGCAGCTTATGCTCTTGGTGCGACGCGTTGGGAGATGATAAAAAATGTAATGATTCCATACGCAAGATCTGGGATAATCGCTGGTGTTATCTTGTCGCTCGGTCGTGCACTTGGTGAGACAATGGCTGTTACAATGGTAATCGGAAATTATCATGGCATACCTGAAAATATATTTAGTCCTGGTAATACGATTGCAAGCGTTATTGCAAATGAATTCACAGAAGCAACAGGAGAAATTTATCTTTCAAGCCTAATGTATCTTGGCTTTACACTTTTCATAATAACAACAGTCGTAAACCTAACCGGAAGATTGATCCTTAAAAAACTACAACATTGAAAATGAAAGGATATTTATTTCGGTTAATCAAAAGTAGAGTTATTTCGGTTTTATTGACAGTTATAACCATTCTTTCAACTGTGCCTTTTATTCTTGTGCTTTTCTTTATCTTAAAAAATGGAATATCTGTTATAAACTGGGAATTTTTAACAACATTGCCGAAACCAGTAGGAGAACCTGGCGGTGGAATTTTGAACGCTCTTGTTGGAACTGTTATGTTGATATCTATCGCTTTGGTCATATCTGTTCCATTTGGAATTATGGTTGGAGTTTATCTTGCGGAGCATTCGGAAAGCAAGGTTGCTTTTGTAGCGCGACTTGTTTCAGAAATTTTGCAGGGTGTTCCATCCATCGTTATAGGAATAATTGCATATTTATGGGTAGTTAAACCGATGGGACATTTCTCAGCTCTATCTGGTGGAGTTGCGCTTGGAATTATGATGTTACCGCTTGTGATAAAAGCAACCGAAGAAATTTTGAAATTAATTCCAAGGGAAATAAAAGAAGCATCACTTGCCCTTGGTGTTCCATATTATAGAACAATTCTAAAAGTCATGATACCTGCGGGTTTAAGTGGCATATTAACAGGCATACTTGCTGGAACAGCCAGAATTGCTGGTGAAACAGCTCCGCTTCTTTTTACAGCTTTTGGAAATCCGTTCTTAAACTTTGACATTTTCAAACCAGTTAGTTCAATGCCACTTTTGATCTTCACCTATGCGGTGAGTCCCTACGAAGATTGGTGGGCAAAAGCTTGGGGGGCTTCTTGTATTTTGGTTATTTTTGTTTTATTTTTGAATATAGCAACGCGGATGCTAAGCAAAAGATAAAAGAGTGTTTTGAAAAATAGAAGAGATCGTTCTGCGAGCGTAAGCAGAAAGGCTTTTATTAAGACGGATTTGGAGTTTAGTTTAA from Candidatus Kryptonium sp. includes these protein-coding regions:
- the pstS gene encoding phosphate ABC transporter substrate-binding protein PstS, which codes for MKTAKLILALSLLLSSSVFSQDKELLGAGATFPYVLYSKMFDDYYKKTGVKVNYQSIGSGGGIRQLKEKTVDFGASDAFLTDSQMKEFDAPVLHIPICLGAVVITYNLPGNPELKLTPDVIVDIFFGRIKKWSDPRIVQLNPDVKLPNLNITVIHRSDGSGTTFIFVDYLSKVSKEWEKKVGRGTSVAWPVGLGAKGNEGVTGLVKQIPGSIGYVELIYAKQNKLPMALIKNKKGKFIKPELSSITSAGNVKIPDDTRISITDTDAEEGYPISSFTWILVYKEQNYKNRSFEKSKELVKLLWWMIHEGQSHTEPLDYAKLPSEAVKKAEAIIKTITYNGKPIYKEAGIK
- the pstC gene encoding phosphate ABC transporter permease subunit PstC — encoded protein: MANQSIKKQALSKDRIFNLILVISALVLILIGVGFFFSLLNASLLSFKKFGLAFFVGTNWDPVQEDFGALPYIYGTLITSFLALAISLPFSLAISIVLGEYFQKGFFAEVLRYLTELIAGVPSVVLGFWGLFFLVPLVREFEMKIGVTPYGVGILTASLILSFMILPYSASIGKDAMRLVPVELKEAAYALGATRWEMIKNVMIPYARSGIIAGVILSLGRALGETMAVTMVIGNYHGIPENIFSPGNTIASVIANEFTEATGEIYLSSLMYLGFTLFIITTVVNLTGRLILKKLQH
- the pstA gene encoding phosphate ABC transporter permease PstA; protein product: MTVITILSTVPFILVLFFILKNGISVINWEFLTTLPKPVGEPGGGILNALVGTVMLISIALVISVPFGIMVGVYLAEHSESKVAFVARLVSEILQGVPSIVIGIIAYLWVVKPMGHFSALSGGVALGIMMLPLVIKATEEILKLIPREIKEASLALGVPYYRTILKVMIPAGLSGILTGILAGTARIAGETAPLLFTAFGNPFLNFDIFKPVSSMPLLIFTYAVSPYEDWWAKAWGASCILVIFVLFLNIATRMLSKR